A section of the Longimicrobiales bacterium genome encodes:
- a CDS encoding DUF1592 domain-containing protein has protein sequence MNNYASAMLIAGLVLIGVAPSTGTDPVVAYAPHVSAAAVPEGPLDETLNEVVQQYCVRCHSDRRMTGNMSLEGFDIGNPMTKAELAEKVVHKLRAGMMPPATSRRPPEDTLALLAETLENSLDEAARDNPNPGYRTFQRLNRAEYEGAARELFGFEMDASAFLPNETMSENFDNIADMQMLSATLMEGYMRAAGFLSRAAVGDPDASPSSAVFKVAKTMSQMVHIEGTPLGTRGGTSVVHNFPADGEYIFELELHPEPTGNLYGLTSPNEQLEVSINGSRVALLHIDRWMSESDPTGLRLETPSIHVPAGPHRVSAAFIQKFEGPVVDLITPVDYTLADSQIGTAYGVTTGPHLRDMTISGPFSVSGVSETPARNVIFTCRPTSMAEERPCAEEIVEQLASKAYRRPLKGDDLSDLMVFFDQGNDGGGFEYGIRTALQAILASPHFVFRLEEIPSGVTPGDVYDISANDLATRLSFFLWATPPDAELIAVAESGDLTDSDVLEEQTRRMLADPRAESLATRFASQWLRLQDLEKIHPDAQLYPYYDNTLAEAMNRETELLFHNIVQEDKNIFDLLTADYTFVNERLGRHYDLPDITGPHFRKVPIADTNRRGLLGHASILMMTSHANRTSPVLRGKWVMEVMLGSPPPPPPPNIPAFEETAAATDGRELTTRERMEQHRANPSCSSCHNVIDPIGLALDNFDVTGTWRIKENGVEIDASGQLYDGSPINGPADLRNAILSRPSVFVRTFARNMMAYALGRRVEYFDMPTIREIEADASENGYKMSSFIMGVVQSPAFRMSKVEAVADEMGH, from the coding sequence ATGAATAACTACGCGTCCGCGATGCTGATTGCGGGTCTCGTGCTAATTGGGGTCGCTCCCTCGACCGGGACGGATCCGGTCGTCGCTTACGCTCCTCATGTGTCTGCAGCCGCCGTGCCGGAAGGGCCGCTGGATGAGACACTGAACGAAGTTGTTCAGCAGTACTGCGTGCGTTGTCACTCGGATCGTCGCATGACGGGCAACATGTCACTCGAAGGCTTCGACATCGGCAACCCGATGACCAAGGCCGAGCTGGCGGAAAAGGTTGTTCACAAGCTCCGCGCCGGCATGATGCCTCCCGCCACCTCTCGCCGTCCCCCTGAGGACACGCTGGCGCTTCTGGCTGAAACCCTCGAGAACTCCCTCGACGAGGCAGCCCGAGACAACCCGAACCCGGGGTACCGGACGTTCCAGCGGCTCAATCGCGCCGAGTATGAGGGGGCGGCCCGAGAACTCTTCGGCTTCGAAATGGACGCCTCTGCGTTCCTGCCGAATGAGACCATGAGCGAGAACTTCGACAACATCGCCGACATGCAGATGCTGTCCGCGACGTTGATGGAAGGCTACATGCGCGCTGCAGGGTTCTTGAGCAGAGCTGCGGTCGGGGATCCCGACGCCTCGCCGTCTTCAGCGGTATTTAAGGTCGCCAAGACGATGTCCCAGATGGTTCACATCGAAGGGACGCCCCTCGGCACACGTGGCGGCACATCGGTTGTACACAACTTCCCAGCCGACGGCGAGTACATCTTCGAACTCGAGCTCCACCCGGAGCCAACAGGAAATCTTTACGGCCTCACGTCACCGAACGAACAACTTGAGGTCTCGATCAATGGCTCGCGTGTGGCGCTGCTGCACATCGATCGGTGGATGTCCGAATCCGACCCGACCGGGCTACGCCTCGAGACCCCTTCGATTCATGTGCCCGCCGGGCCGCACCGGGTCTCCGCTGCATTCATCCAGAAGTTCGAAGGGCCCGTGGTCGACCTGATCACCCCGGTCGACTATACGCTGGCCGACTCACAGATCGGGACCGCGTACGGCGTTACGACAGGGCCGCACCTGCGTGACATGACGATCTCCGGACCCTTCAGCGTTTCGGGAGTTTCCGAGACCCCCGCTCGCAACGTGATCTTCACGTGCCGGCCGACGTCGATGGCTGAGGAACGTCCCTGCGCTGAAGAAATCGTGGAACAGTTGGCCTCCAAGGCGTATCGGCGCCCGCTCAAGGGTGACGACCTCAGCGACCTCATGGTCTTCTTCGACCAGGGCAACGACGGGGGCGGCTTCGAGTACGGGATCCGAACCGCGCTGCAGGCAATCCTGGCGAGTCCGCACTTCGTGTTCCGCTTGGAGGAGATTCCGTCTGGAGTCACACCGGGCGACGTGTACGACATCAGTGCCAATGATCTCGCGACACGCCTGTCGTTCTTCCTGTGGGCTACACCCCCAGACGCAGAGCTGATCGCGGTCGCAGAAAGCGGGGACCTGACCGACTCGGATGTCCTCGAAGAACAGACGCGGCGCATGTTGGCGGACCCTCGCGCCGAGTCCTTGGCGACGCGGTTCGCGTCGCAGTGGCTGCGTCTCCAGGACCTAGAGAAGATCCACCCGGACGCGCAGCTCTATCCGTACTATGACAACACGTTGGCTGAAGCGATGAACCGCGAGACGGAGTTGCTCTTCCACAACATCGTGCAGGAAGACAAGAACATCTTCGACCTGCTCACGGCCGACTACACGTTCGTGAACGAGCGCCTCGGGCGGCACTACGACCTCCCAGACATCACTGGGCCCCACTTCCGCAAGGTTCCCATCGCGGACACGAACCGTCGCGGCCTACTCGGACACGCCAGCATCTTGATGATGACGTCCCACGCGAACCGGACGTCTCCTGTACTACGCGGGAAGTGGGTGATGGAGGTAATGCTTGGAAGTCCGCCGCCCCCACCACCGCCGAACATTCCAGCATTCGAAGAAACTGCCGCCGCCACCGATGGCCGTGAACTCACGACACGTGAGCGTATGGAACAGCACCGGGCCAACCCGTCGTGTAGCTCCTGCCACAACGTGATCGACCCCATTGGCCTGGCACTCGACAACTTCGACGTGACCGGCACATGGAGAATCAAAGAGAACGGGGTGGAAATCGACGCGTCTGGGCAGTTGTACGATGGATCACCCATCAATGGCCCGGCCGACCTGCGCAACGCCATCCTGAGCCGTCCATCCGTGTTCGTGCGCACCTTCGCGCGCAACATGATGGCTTATGCCTTGGGTCGTCGGGTCGAATACTTCGACATGCCGACGATTCGTGAAATTGAAGCAGATGCATCTGAGAACGGCTACAAGATGTCGTCGTTCATCATGGGCGTAGTCCAGAGCCCGGCGTTCCGCATGAGTAAAGTAGAAGCGGTCGCGGACGAAATGGGGCACTAG